The Fibrobacter sp. UWR4 genome includes a region encoding these proteins:
- a CDS encoding LysE family transporter yields the protein MIPLEILPTFLFYSFITSITPGPANLSSLSLALSRGKNVALRQWAGLFIGFTIVSLISGFVAFFLGTALNEYAKVLSMVGAAYILWLAIHLLREKVDQSGSAELPAISSAAQYFRRGIFVQLTNVKIMFFCVTVQTTFLLPYNHSLLSVLLLALVLPFIGPVCNLAWLFTGAALQRFFVHYQKQVNAVMAASLALCAASIVLN from the coding sequence ATGATACCTTTAGAAATTTTACCGACGTTTTTATTCTACAGTTTTATTACAAGCATTACGCCGGGCCCCGCAAATTTAAGTTCCCTTTCACTAGCGCTGAGTCGCGGGAAAAACGTAGCCCTTAGGCAATGGGCGGGACTGTTCATCGGGTTTACTATCGTATCGCTTATTTCTGGATTCGTAGCGTTTTTTTTGGGAACCGCCCTGAATGAATACGCAAAAGTTTTGTCTATGGTGGGGGCCGCCTATATCTTGTGGTTGGCCATTCATCTGCTTCGAGAAAAAGTGGATCAAAGTGGGAGCGCTGAACTCCCTGCAATTTCTTCTGCCGCACAATATTTTCGACGCGGAATTTTTGTGCAGCTCACCAATGTGAAGATTATGTTCTTTTGCGTGACTGTTCAGACCACATTTTTGCTGCCCTATAATCACAGCTTACTTTCTGTTCTGTTGTTGGCTTTGGTCTTGCCCTTTATTGGCCCTGTTTGCAATCTGGCGTGGCTTTTTACCGGAGCCGCCTTGCAACGATTCTTTGTCCATTACCAAAAGCAAGTGAATGCAGTAATGGCGGCATCCCTTGCGCTTTGCGCAGCAAGCATTGTGTTGAATTAG
- a CDS encoding ATP-binding protein has product MAEKQKRELSFVQKVERSISTTYRERLWTPFITAIKKYKLIEEGDKIAVCISGGKDSMLLAKLMQMLLRHSDFQFEVKYLVMDPGYNKVNREKIESNAALLEIPITVFETNIFDVTEKVVKSPCYVCAKMRRGHLYHMAKDMGCNKIALGHHMSDVIETTVMAMFYGAQLQGMMPKLRSQNFDGMELIRPMYCINEQDIVNWTKYNGLEFIQCACRMTSRTAEQEACAIDNASGDVISVSKRKETKELIKRLKRINPNIEKNIFNSVHAVCIETFPGYKAGGEQHSFLEDYDKS; this is encoded by the coding sequence ATGGCTGAGAAACAGAAAAGAGAACTTTCCTTTGTGCAGAAGGTGGAACGTAGCATTTCCACCACTTATCGCGAACGTCTCTGGACGCCCTTCATCACGGCCATCAAGAAATACAAGCTGATCGAAGAAGGGGACAAAATTGCGGTCTGCATTTCGGGCGGCAAGGATTCCATGCTGCTGGCCAAGCTGATGCAGATGCTTTTGCGCCACTCGGATTTTCAGTTTGAAGTCAAGTACCTGGTAATGGATCCGGGCTACAACAAGGTGAATCGGGAAAAGATCGAGAGCAACGCCGCCCTGCTGGAAATTCCCATCACGGTTTTCGAGACCAACATTTTTGACGTTACCGAAAAGGTGGTCAAGTCTCCTTGCTATGTTTGCGCCAAGATGCGACGCGGTCATCTGTACCACATGGCAAAGGATATGGGTTGCAACAAGATTGCCTTGGGTCACCACATGTCCGACGTCATCGAAACCACGGTCATGGCCATGTTCTACGGCGCGCAACTGCAGGGCATGATGCCCAAGCTTCGCAGCCAGAATTTTGACGGCATGGAACTGATCCGCCCCATGTACTGTATCAACGAGCAGGATATTGTCAACTGGACAAAATACAACGGCCTGGAATTCATCCAGTGCGCCTGCCGCATGACTTCACGCACTGCAGAGCAGGAAGCCTGCGCCATTGACAATGCTAGCGGCGACGTCATCAGCGTCAGCAAGCGCAAGGAAACAAAGGAGTTGATCAAGCGCCTCAAGCGAATCAACCCCAATATCGAAAAGAATATTTTCAACAGCGTTCATGCCGTGTGCATCGAGACTTTTCCCGGCTACAAAGCCGGCGGCGAACAGCACAGTTTTCTGGAAGATTACGATAAATCCTAA
- the pdxT gene encoding pyridoxal 5'-phosphate synthase glutaminase subunit PdxT, whose amino-acid sequence MTQTKKAPVIGVLAVQGAFIEHRRILESLGAKTFEIRQLSDLNRAPAETKSGKFPFDGLVLPGGESTVQGKLLKDLGLFEPLKKLIQDGLPVLGTCAGLILLAQKLSNDSNVYFGTLPVTVQRNAYGRQLGSFFAEQPFKGITNATDATIPMTFIRAPVVSSAGEGVEVLAEVDHKIVAVRYKNQLGITFHPELNKDTRIHQYFLKMIFSNFAIDG is encoded by the coding sequence ATGACTCAAACGAAAAAAGCCCCTGTCATCGGCGTCCTTGCCGTGCAGGGGGCATTTATTGAACACCGCAGAATTCTGGAAAGCCTCGGCGCAAAGACATTCGAAATCCGTCAGCTCTCCGATTTGAATCGCGCCCCCGCAGAAACCAAGAGCGGAAAGTTTCCTTTCGACGGTCTTGTTCTCCCCGGCGGTGAAAGCACCGTCCAGGGAAAACTGCTGAAGGACTTGGGACTTTTCGAACCGCTGAAAAAGTTGATTCAGGACGGTCTCCCCGTCTTGGGAACATGTGCAGGTCTCATCCTTCTAGCACAGAAACTTTCCAACGATAGCAACGTCTATTTCGGCACCTTGCCCGTCACCGTGCAGCGTAACGCCTACGGCCGCCAGCTGGGAAGTTTCTTCGCGGAACAGCCCTTCAAAGGAATCACGAACGCCACCGACGCCACCATCCCCATGACCTTCATCCGCGCCCCCGTGGTTTCAAGCGCCGGCGAAGGCGTGGAAGTCCTTGCGGAAGTTGATCATAAAATAGTCGCAGTCCGCTACAAGAACCAACTAGGAATCACCTTCCATCCGGAACTGAACAAAGACACGAGAATTCATCAGTACTTCCTGAAAATGATTTTTTCTAACTTTGCCATTGATGGCTGA
- the pdxS gene encoding pyridoxal 5'-phosphate synthase lyase subunit PdxS has product MTEKYIADRYELNKNLAQMLKGGVIMDVTTPEQAKIAEAAGACAVMALERIPADIRAAGGVSRMSDPKMIKGIQDAVSIPVMAKCRIGHFAEAQILQAIEIDYIDESEVLSPADDIFHINKRDFQVPFVCGAKDLGEALRRIEEGASMIRTKGEPGTGDIVQAVRHMRLMQQEIARLTSMREDELYNRAKELRVSYALVKYVHDNGKLPVVNFAAGGVATPADAALMMQLGAEGVFVGSGIFKSGNPEKRAQAIVQAVTNYTDAKLIAKLSEDLGEAMVGINEQEIALLMAERGK; this is encoded by the coding sequence ATGACCGAAAAGTATATCGCAGACCGTTACGAACTAAACAAGAACCTTGCCCAGATGCTGAAGGGCGGCGTCATCATGGACGTGACCACTCCGGAACAGGCAAAGATTGCTGAAGCCGCAGGCGCCTGCGCCGTCATGGCCCTGGAACGCATTCCCGCAGACATCCGTGCCGCCGGAGGCGTTAGCCGCATGAGCGACCCCAAGATGATCAAGGGCATTCAGGACGCCGTATCCATCCCGGTCATGGCCAAGTGCCGTATCGGTCATTTCGCCGAAGCCCAGATTCTTCAGGCTATCGAAATTGACTACATCGACGAAAGCGAAGTGCTCTCCCCCGCCGACGACATTTTCCACATCAACAAGCGGGATTTCCAGGTGCCCTTCGTTTGCGGCGCCAAGGATTTGGGAGAAGCCCTCCGCCGTATTGAAGAAGGCGCTTCCATGATCCGTACCAAGGGTGAACCGGGTACTGGCGACATCGTGCAGGCAGTGCGCCACATGCGTTTGATGCAGCAGGAAATCGCTCGTCTCACCTCCATGCGTGAAGACGAACTCTACAATCGCGCCAAGGAGCTCCGGGTTTCCTATGCCCTCGTGAAGTACGTTCATGATAACGGCAAGCTTCCCGTAGTGAACTTCGCCGCAGGTGGCGTGGCAACTCCCGCCGATGCCGCCCTCATGATGCAGCTGGGCGCCGAAGGCGTGTTCGTGGGTTCTGGAATTTTCAAGTCCGGCAATCCCGAAAAGCGCGCCCAGGCCATCGTCCAGGCCGTCACCAACTACACTGACGCAAAGCTCATCGCAAAACTTTCCGAAGACCTTGGCGAAGCCATGGTGGGCATCAACGAACAGGAAATCGCATTGCTCATGGCCGAACGCGGCAAGTAA
- a CDS encoding PLP-dependent aminotransferase family protein translates to MLSYDMTKNGSDSLYHYLYKCIKNDVLQGTLTAGDKLPTKRPFAEHLGVSVITVENAYAQLLTEGFIYSEPRKGFFVADIAERLKKSGLAATLSQQNFPESREAQRISAPDDLPPRFQKLQSRARSKIIADFTSNQSETSAFPFSTWAKIMRKVLCEQQNELLERSPYGGVLPLRVAIAKMLKGTRNLDVSPDQIIVGAGSDYLYALLVQLLGFDKKYGVEDPGYSKISKIYRKLNVVCNFIPLDEQGVRIDQLEETCTDVVHLSPSHHFPTGIVTPVSRRYELLSWASKSSNRYIVEDDYDSEFRMVGKPIPALQNIDVQEKVVYINSFSKTLASTVRVSYMVLPRSLVEKFHKEFSFYTCTVSNFEQLALARYIGEGHFEKHVNRMRNFYRHRRDALLSAIRKSMLRDFAAISEEDAGLHFILKINTALSDEEFCNAAKEKGVVIGALSDYYTQAEPSAHQFIMNYSAVPEKQMPRAMEKLYEVVKSIS, encoded by the coding sequence ATGCTTAGTTACGACATGACAAAAAATGGTTCCGATTCTTTGTACCACTATTTGTATAAGTGCATCAAGAATGACGTTCTTCAGGGAACTTTGACGGCAGGGGATAAACTGCCTACGAAGCGTCCCTTTGCGGAACATCTTGGTGTCAGCGTGATTACTGTGGAAAATGCCTATGCCCAGTTGCTGACCGAGGGCTTTATTTATTCTGAACCCCGCAAGGGCTTTTTCGTTGCGGATATTGCCGAAAGGCTGAAAAAGTCTGGACTTGCTGCGACGCTGTCGCAACAAAATTTTCCCGAGTCTCGCGAGGCACAACGAATTTCCGCGCCCGACGATTTACCGCCCCGTTTTCAAAAACTTCAGTCCCGCGCCCGTAGCAAAATCATTGCGGACTTTACCAGCAATCAGTCTGAAACTTCCGCATTCCCCTTCTCCACCTGGGCAAAAATCATGCGTAAGGTTTTGTGCGAACAGCAAAATGAACTGCTGGAACGTTCTCCCTACGGAGGCGTTTTGCCCCTCCGTGTGGCCATCGCAAAAATGCTGAAGGGAACCCGAAATCTGGATGTTTCTCCGGATCAGATTATTGTAGGCGCAGGCTCGGATTACCTTTATGCTTTGCTGGTTCAGTTGCTAGGTTTTGACAAAAAGTACGGCGTAGAAGATCCGGGCTACAGCAAGATTTCGAAAATCTATCGCAAGTTGAATGTGGTGTGCAACTTTATCCCTCTGGATGAACAAGGCGTGCGCATCGACCAGTTGGAAGAAACCTGCACCGACGTGGTCCATCTTTCGCCCTCCCATCATTTTCCTACGGGAATCGTGACGCCGGTGAGCCGCCGTTACGAACTGTTGAGCTGGGCTTCAAAATCCAGCAACCGCTACATCGTGGAAGACGATTACGACAGCGAATTCCGCATGGTGGGCAAACCCATTCCCGCCCTGCAGAATATTGATGTCCAGGAAAAGGTGGTGTACATCAATTCCTTCTCCAAGACGTTGGCGTCAACAGTTCGCGTAAGCTATATGGTGTTGCCCAGGAGCCTCGTGGAAAAATTCCACAAGGAATTCAGTTTCTATACTTGCACCGTTTCCAACTTTGAGCAGTTGGCGCTTGCCCGCTACATTGGCGAAGGTCATTTCGAAAAGCATGTGAACCGCATGCGCAATTTTTACCGCCATCGTCGCGACGCTCTGCTTTCCGCCATTCGCAAATCCATGCTACGCGATTTCGCCGCCATCTCCGAAGAAGATGCGGGCCTTCACTTTATTCTGAAAATCAACACCGCCCTCTCCGATGAGGAATTCTGCAACGCCGCCAAGGAAAAGGGGGTTGTCATCGGGGCCCTTTCGGATTACTACACCCAGGCCGAACCTTCCGCCCATCAGTTCATCATGAACTACTCCGCCGTGCCCGAAAAGCAAATGCCAAGGGCCATGGAAAAGCTGTACGAAGTGGTGAAGTCTATCTCCTAA
- a CDS encoding TetR/AcrR family transcriptional regulator, with protein MTTKEVLLQQALILFRKEGYDATGVQKIADAAGVGKPTLYHYFGNKRGLLNALLSTHLEIFWKDFETAADYNHDVVKTLESVARVYFEFAKKDPEFYAWFMSMGNAPTEGDIHDEVLPLCEKQWKALSELFLAASKDHGNMKGRHQRYAYTFLGIINASIQAYFSGLIKLNDRDVYDTCHQFMHGIFS; from the coding sequence ATGACCACAAAAGAAGTTTTATTGCAGCAGGCCCTGATCCTTTTCCGCAAGGAAGGCTACGACGCCACCGGCGTGCAAAAAATCGCCGACGCCGCAGGAGTGGGCAAGCCCACGCTGTACCATTACTTCGGAAACAAGCGGGGCCTTCTGAACGCCCTCCTCAGTACCCATCTGGAAATTTTCTGGAAGGATTTCGAGACCGCCGCCGATTACAATCACGATGTGGTCAAGACCTTGGAATCCGTTGCCCGCGTCTATTTTGAATTCGCCAAGAAGGACCCGGAATTTTACGCCTGGTTCATGAGCATGGGCAACGCCCCGACCGAAGGCGATATCCACGACGAAGTCCTCCCCCTCTGTGAAAAACAGTGGAAAGCGCTCTCAGAACTTTTCCTTGCAGCAAGCAAGGATCACGGCAACATGAAGGGCCGCCATCAGCGTTACGCTTACACATTCCTCGGCATCATCAACGCCAGCATCCAGGCCTATTTCAGCGGCCTTATAAAACTAAATGACAGGGACGTTTACGACACCTGTCATCAGTTTATGCACGGGATTTTCTCGTAA
- a CDS encoding alpha-amylase family glycosyl hydrolase has translation MRPNHIYHVFPLGALRETDNDRNSKANMNCANHRKIRELVGLIPHLQSLRADSILLGPIFKSETHGYDVTDMYQLDPRLGNNEDLKQMVRDFHNAGLHVFFDAVWNHSSRHHFAYKDLREKGQNSPYASWYRNPRFNAPNLCGDSFTVDCWAGFQELPAFNLRNPDVERELIHCAEYWMDEFGIDGIRIDAAEDMDLEFLRHLATACHQKRADFWMMGEVVFGDPRRWLEAGLNSVTNYQTYKSCWSSINDKNMFELAYNLNQFFDDKDGTCKGARLQLFNENHDTNRIYSQLKNKQDNFVQHLLFYTMPGVPTIYYGEEFGLDAIKGGCDDWNLRPSMHIEQGHIRFDNYPKSASRQSTNSTDKENLLSEIRHLAGIRLDCDALRDGGYQQEFVHSQQLAFWRTHQNGDALVLINLQDAPVQFEIDLRRHFTRTPKMNSLKNLRDLLSNDFIKISNGKITVIIPPKWGRILVPSGT, from the coding sequence ATGAGACCGAATCACATTTACCATGTATTTCCGCTAGGCGCATTACGCGAAACCGACAACGACCGCAATTCCAAGGCAAATATGAACTGCGCGAACCACAGGAAAATCCGCGAACTCGTCGGCCTTATTCCTCACTTGCAAAGCTTGCGGGCAGATTCCATTCTGCTGGGGCCTATTTTCAAGAGCGAAACCCACGGCTACGACGTGACGGACATGTACCAGTTGGACCCCCGCCTAGGAAATAACGAGGACTTGAAGCAGATGGTTCGCGACTTTCATAATGCAGGCCTTCATGTATTTTTTGATGCCGTCTGGAATCATTCCTCCAGGCATCATTTCGCTTACAAGGACCTGCGGGAAAAGGGACAGAATTCACCTTACGCCAGCTGGTACCGCAATCCGCGATTTAACGCACCCAACCTCTGCGGTGACTCTTTTACGGTAGACTGCTGGGCTGGTTTTCAGGAACTGCCCGCCTTCAATTTGCGGAATCCTGATGTGGAGCGGGAGCTGATTCATTGCGCAGAATATTGGATGGACGAATTTGGCATTGACGGAATTCGTATTGACGCAGCCGAAGATATGGACTTGGAATTTCTGCGACATCTTGCAACCGCCTGCCACCAAAAGCGTGCGGATTTCTGGATGATGGGAGAAGTGGTCTTCGGAGACCCTAGGCGATGGCTTGAAGCGGGGCTGAATTCCGTCACCAATTACCAGACCTATAAATCCTGCTGGAGTTCCATCAACGACAAGAACATGTTTGAACTTGCCTACAACCTGAATCAATTCTTTGACGATAAGGACGGAACTTGTAAGGGCGCGAGACTTCAGCTTTTTAACGAGAATCATGACACCAATCGCATTTACAGCCAGCTGAAAAACAAGCAGGACAATTTCGTTCAGCATCTGCTGTTCTATACCATGCCGGGAGTGCCTACTATTTATTACGGCGAGGAATTTGGCTTGGACGCAATTAAAGGCGGCTGTGACGACTGGAATTTGCGTCCCTCTATGCACATCGAGCAGGGACACATTCGTTTCGATAATTACCCAAAGTCCGCGAGTAGACAATCCACAAACTCTACGGACAAAGAAAATCTACTTTCCGAAATCCGTCACCTGGCAGGCATCCGCTTGGATTGCGACGCCTTGCGCGATGGCGGCTATCAACAGGAATTCGTTCACTCCCAACAATTGGCCTTCTGGCGAACACACCAAAATGGTGATGCCCTTGTTCTTATAAATCTCCAGGACGCACCCGTTCAATTTGAAATTGACTTGCGCAGACATTTTACGCGCACGCCTAAAATGAATTCCTTAAAAAATCTGCGAGACCTTCTTTCCAACGATTTCATCAAAATCAGCAACGGCAAAATTACCGTCATAATTCCGCCCAAGTGGGGACGCATCCTTGTACCTAGCGGTACATAA
- a CDS encoding HigA family addiction module antitoxin: protein MAEEKERDYWWVVAPGEFLQEKLEEMNMDVNEFASRIGYTAKTVNEILKAKCAITAEMAFNLEYATGIPASFWLTAQRKYEQDLMRKQIKATLGDKSTWRNSLPIGELKPRQWVEDIDNKEDNISPLLRFFGVSSPKAWENYYCKASLKVAFRISLAEAQDPYAASVWLRRGEILADAIKMEKQNDKKQRIVIKKALPQFIELASAYGSRSSMGKPGEIDEGMVKLQELGASLGMKILYVQNFKSAPIHGMARWYRDIPVIQLHDRFKDRKAFWFTFFHELAHIILHGKKDIFIKNMYHGNKNPQKDEEANLFAQKCMDEAFEK from the coding sequence ATGGCAGAAGAAAAAGAAAGAGATTATTGGTGGGTCGTTGCCCCCGGTGAATTTCTGCAAGAAAAACTTGAAGAAATGAATATGGACGTCAACGAATTTGCATCCCGCATCGGTTACACCGCAAAAACGGTGAATGAAATTCTCAAAGCAAAATGCGCAATCACTGCAGAAATGGCATTCAATCTTGAATACGCCACAGGTATTCCCGCGTCTTTTTGGCTGACGGCGCAGCGTAAGTACGAACAGGACTTGATGCGAAAGCAGATCAAGGCCACCTTGGGCGACAAGTCCACCTGGCGAAACAGCCTTCCAATAGGCGAGTTAAAACCCCGCCAATGGGTTGAAGATATCGACAACAAGGAAGATAACATTTCGCCGCTATTGCGTTTCTTTGGCGTTTCCAGCCCCAAGGCCTGGGAAAATTATTACTGCAAGGCAAGTCTCAAAGTTGCCTTCCGAATTTCGCTGGCCGAGGCACAGGATCCGTACGCAGCTTCCGTCTGGCTTCGCCGCGGTGAAATTCTTGCTGACGCCATCAAGATGGAAAAGCAGAACGACAAGAAGCAACGTATCGTCATCAAGAAAGCTTTGCCACAGTTCATTGAGCTGGCATCCGCCTACGGTTCCAGGAGTTCCATGGGGAAGCCAGGCGAAATCGACGAGGGTATGGTCAAGCTGCAGGAACTGGGCGCAAGTCTGGGCATGAAGATTCTTTACGTTCAGAACTTCAAGTCGGCGCCCATTCACGGCATGGCCCGCTGGTACCGCGACATTCCCGTGATTCAGCTACACGACCGTTTCAAGGACCGCAAAGCATTCTGGTTCACATTCTTCCACGAGTTAGCTCACATAATCCTGCATGGCAAAAAGGACATTTTCATCAAGAACATGTATCATGGCAACAAAAATCCACAAAAGGATGAAGAAGCCAACCTTTTTGCCCAGAAATGTATGGATGAGGCTTTCGAAAAATAG
- a CDS encoding type II toxin-antitoxin system RelE/ParE family toxin — protein MKIEFADKDLERSSWDEAFALRFMGKKRANLYKLRIQALRLAANFNDLRNLAGNFHELVGDRKGEWACNLDQPYRLIIKGSEPNKVIVWSEISEAEVKEIVDYHK, from the coding sequence TTGAAAATTGAATTTGCAGATAAAGATTTAGAACGGAGCTCTTGGGACGAAGCTTTCGCCTTGCGATTCATGGGCAAGAAACGGGCGAATCTTTACAAGTTGAGAATCCAGGCGCTGAGGCTCGCCGCCAACTTCAATGATTTGAGAAATCTTGCCGGAAACTTCCATGAACTAGTAGGCGACAGAAAAGGAGAATGGGCTTGCAATCTTGACCAACCTTATCGACTGATTATCAAGGGCTCGGAGCCAAACAAGGTCATTGTTTGGTCAGAAATTTCAGAGGCAGAAGTCAAAGAAATTGTAGACTATCATAAATAA
- a CDS encoding putative quinol monooxygenase, translating into MAKTSQVKKQPFESDRIVRLSYIEIHPEYHDQYMAMALEVGATSMRTEPGVICMYPMGLKRDKNALYILEIYASQDAYKKHIASEHFQKYKQGTLRMVKHLDLIDTDPLNPLMSISSEIADK; encoded by the coding sequence ATGGCAAAGACAAGTCAAGTGAAAAAGCAGCCCTTTGAAAGCGACCGCATCGTTCGCCTGTCCTACATTGAGATTCACCCGGAGTATCACGACCAGTACATGGCCATGGCTCTTGAAGTCGGCGCCACCAGCATGCGTACGGAACCGGGCGTTATCTGCATGTATCCCATGGGCCTTAAGCGCGACAAGAATGCCCTCTACATTCTTGAAATCTACGCCAGCCAGGATGCCTACAAAAAGCACATCGCTTCGGAACATTTCCAGAAGTACAAGCAAGGCACTCTCCGCATGGTCAAGCACCTGGACCTGATTGACACCGACCCGTTAAACCCGCTAATGTCCATCAGCTCAGAAATTGCGGATAAGTAA
- a CDS encoding flavodoxin, which yields MKKLLFLLSVTAAFFLNACGDDSSSNAKNDVAGSSESIVESSATETAESSSSEVENATSSSSGNIAASEKMLVAYYSYTGNSKAIVETLTGMISADVVEISPVEKADFAANNYAIGDALIDAINKNPDDESSYPAITASVEVSFANYSEVIVVAPLWWSQMAAPMQTYLFKNSKELANKKVGLIVSSHSSGISGVEADAKRLLSASNFTASLSIKAADFSSRETKIADWLKKEFWEYEKTSNFLRTSSSFRNGYGKDKSSEKAAL from the coding sequence ATGAAAAAATTACTGTTCTTGTTGAGTGTGACGGCGGCGTTCTTTCTGAACGCCTGCGGCGACGACTCCAGCTCTAACGCAAAGAATGATGTTGCAGGCTCAAGTGAGAGCATCGTAGAATCTTCTGCAACAGAAACTGCGGAAAGCAGTTCCAGCGAAGTCGAGAATGCCACAAGTTCTTCTAGTGGGAACATCGCAGCTTCCGAAAAGATGCTGGTCGCTTACTACTCTTACACGGGGAACAGCAAGGCTATCGTAGAAACCTTGACAGGAATGATTTCTGCCGATGTGGTGGAAATCTCTCCTGTAGAAAAGGCAGATTTCGCAGCCAACAATTACGCCATCGGCGATGCCCTTATTGACGCCATCAACAAGAATCCCGATGACGAAAGCAGCTACCCTGCCATCACAGCAAGCGTCGAAGTGAGTTTCGCAAACTACAGCGAAGTGATCGTCGTTGCGCCTCTCTGGTGGAGCCAAATGGCCGCTCCCATGCAAACCTATCTTTTCAAGAACAGCAAGGAACTTGCAAATAAAAAAGTAGGCCTTATTGTCAGCAGCCATTCCAGCGGAATCAGCGGAGTAGAAGCCGATGCCAAGCGTTTGCTTTCCGCTAGCAATTTTACCGCAAGCCTTTCTATAAAGGCCGCAGATTTCTCTAGCCGCGAAACCAAAATCGCAGACTGGTTGAAAAAGGAATTTTGGGAATATGAAAAAACTTCTAATTTTCTTCGTACTTCTTCTAGCTTCAGGAATGGCTATGGCAAAGACAAGTCAAGTGAAAAAGCAGCCCTTTGA
- a CDS encoding carboxymuconolactone decarboxylase family protein: MKTAFFKTFVKSMGAAVAISAAFATTTNAQIMKNVLTVQQQDMAIIACLEAKGDLAKLSKAIDKGLDDGLTVSQVKEALSQLYAYTGFPRSLNALGTLQKVLDERKAAGKKTAEGKDASPLPKNYNSLKAGTEVQTKLFGKVSNTFAPATDYYLKAHLFGDIFARDNLTMPERELVTVAALSGMDGVHPQLAAHKAGAKKAGLTDQQEESITMTLQDAKLIPGMYGGDSPWPRGVPNVNYAKYFIGNSYVAPMSAENGGPTNVTFEPGCRNNWHVHHNQVQVLIAVSGRGWYVEEGKEPLEMTPGTVVAIPEGKKHWHGAAKDSWFQHLTYHTHVGENASNEWLEPVVDEVYNKLP, translated from the coding sequence ATGAAAACTGCATTCTTTAAAACATTCGTAAAATCCATGGGCGCGGCGGTCGCAATTTCTGCCGCATTCGCCACCACCACAAACGCACAGATTATGAAAAACGTACTTACCGTTCAGCAGCAGGACATGGCCATTATCGCCTGCCTGGAAGCCAAGGGCGACTTGGCAAAACTTAGCAAGGCTATCGACAAGGGCCTGGACGACGGCCTCACCGTAAGCCAGGTGAAGGAAGCCCTTTCCCAGCTTTATGCCTACACCGGTTTTCCGCGCTCCCTGAACGCCCTAGGAACTTTGCAGAAGGTTCTGGATGAACGCAAGGCCGCCGGCAAGAAGACCGCCGAAGGCAAGGACGCTTCTCCCCTGCCCAAGAATTACAACTCCCTGAAGGCCGGTACCGAAGTTCAGACGAAGTTGTTCGGCAAGGTGAGCAACACTTTCGCTCCTGCAACGGATTACTACCTGAAGGCACATTTGTTCGGTGACATTTTCGCCCGCGACAACTTGACTATGCCGGAACGCGAACTGGTGACTGTTGCGGCCCTCAGCGGCATGGATGGCGTTCACCCCCAGCTGGCAGCACACAAGGCGGGCGCAAAGAAGGCAGGTCTTACGGATCAGCAGGAGGAAAGCATTACCATGACTTTGCAGGATGCCAAGTTGATTCCTGGCATGTACGGCGGAGATTCCCCGTGGCCCCGCGGCGTGCCTAACGTGAATTACGCAAAGTACTTTATCGGCAACAGCTATGTGGCTCCCATGAGCGCCGAAAACGGCGGCCCTACCAACGTGACTTTTGAACCGGGTTGCCGCAACAACTGGCACGTTCATCACAATCAGGTGCAGGTCTTGATCGCAGTTTCTGGCCGCGGCTGGTACGTGGAAGAAGGCAAGGAGCCTCTTGAAATGACGCCGGGTACTGTAGTGGCCATTCCCGAAGGCAAAAAGCACTGGCACGGTGCCGCCAAGGATTCCTGGTTCCAGCACTTGACTTATCACACCCACGTTGGCGAAAACGCCAGCAACGAATGGTTGGAACCTGTAGTTGACGAAGTGTACAACAAGCTTCCGTAA